One Thermus sp. CCB_US3_UF1 DNA window includes the following coding sequences:
- a CDS encoding formate--tetrahydrofolate ligase, whose protein sequence is MIVKETLLPIEEVAAKLGLGRERLYPYGPHMAKVLGEPPKPKGKLILVTAITPTPAGEGKTTTAIGLADALWRLGKRAALALREPSLGPVFGVKGGATGGGRARVEPRHEINLHFTGDFHAVTSAVNLLNALLDNHLHQGNELGIDPRRIELKRAIDMNDRALRHVVLGLGGKAHGVPREGGFELTVASEVMALMSLARDFKDLKRRLGQIRVGFTYEGKPVYAQDLGAVGAMAALLRQAFLPNLVQTAEGNPAFVHMGPFGNIAHGTNSVRASAFALGLADYVVQEAGFATDLGMEKFMNLVARTAGLVPEAVVLVATLRALRYHGGQDAYEMPDLQAVRKGLANLEKHVENVELFGYKPVIALNRFPTDAEEEVALVRDFARERGLPFAESEVYAKGGEGGLALAEAVLSALALPHAYRPLYPLEAPLEEKVATIAQKVYGAQGVEWSEEAQKALKAAKKEGCTGLPVVMAKAATSLSDNPKLRGRPQGFSVRVTDLRCRLGAGFVVVYMGGIETLPGLPKVPQALRIDVDEEGNIRGMDY, encoded by the coding sequence GTGATCGTCAAGGAAACCCTTCTACCCATAGAGGAGGTGGCGGCCAAGCTGGGCTTGGGCCGGGAGCGGCTTTACCCCTACGGCCCCCACATGGCCAAGGTGCTGGGCGAGCCCCCCAAGCCCAAGGGGAAACTGATCCTGGTCACGGCCATCACCCCTACCCCGGCGGGGGAGGGGAAGACCACCACGGCCATCGGCCTGGCCGACGCCCTTTGGCGGCTGGGCAAACGGGCCGCCCTGGCCCTGAGGGAGCCCTCCTTGGGCCCGGTCTTCGGGGTCAAGGGGGGAGCCACGGGCGGGGGCCGGGCCCGGGTGGAGCCCCGGCACGAGATCAACCTCCACTTCACCGGGGACTTCCACGCGGTGACCAGCGCGGTGAACCTGCTCAACGCCCTTCTGGACAACCACCTGCACCAGGGGAACGAGCTGGGGATTGACCCCCGGCGCATTGAGCTCAAGCGGGCCATAGACATGAACGACCGGGCCCTGCGCCACGTCGTCTTGGGCCTGGGGGGCAAGGCCCACGGGGTGCCCCGGGAAGGGGGCTTTGAGCTCACCGTGGCCAGCGAGGTCATGGCCCTCATGAGCCTGGCCCGGGACTTCAAGGACCTAAAGAGGCGCTTAGGCCAGATCCGCGTGGGCTTCACCTACGAGGGGAAGCCCGTCTACGCCCAGGACCTGGGGGCGGTGGGGGCCATGGCCGCCCTTTTGCGGCAGGCCTTCCTCCCCAACCTGGTGCAGACCGCGGAGGGCAACCCCGCCTTCGTCCACATGGGGCCCTTCGGCAACATCGCCCACGGGACCAACTCCGTGCGGGCCAGCGCCTTCGCCCTGGGCCTGGCGGACTACGTGGTGCAGGAAGCCGGCTTCGCCACCGACCTGGGGATGGAGAAGTTCATGAACCTGGTGGCCCGCACCGCCGGCCTGGTGCCGGAGGCCGTGGTCCTGGTGGCCACCCTGCGGGCCCTGCGCTACCACGGGGGGCAGGACGCCTACGAGATGCCCGACCTCCAGGCGGTGCGCAAGGGGCTGGCCAACCTGGAAAAGCACGTGGAAAACGTGGAGCTCTTCGGCTACAAGCCGGTGATCGCCCTGAACCGCTTTCCCACCGACGCCGAGGAGGAGGTGGCCCTGGTGCGGGACTTTGCCCGGGAACGGGGCTTACCCTTCGCCGAGAGCGAGGTCTACGCCAAGGGCGGGGAAGGGGGGCTAGCCCTGGCGGAGGCGGTCCTCTCCGCCCTGGCCCTTCCCCATGCCTACCGCCCCCTCTACCCCCTCGAGGCTCCCCTGGAGGAAAAGGTGGCCACCATCGCGCAAAAGGTCTACGGGGCCCAAGGGGTGGAGTGGAGCGAGGAGGCCCAGAAGGCCCTCAAGGCAGCGAAGAAGGAAGGCTGCACCGGCCTGCCCGTGGTCATGGCCAAGGCGGCCACCTCCCTTTCCGACAACCCCAAGCTCAGGGGCCGCCCCCAGGGCTTCAGCGTGCGGGTGACCGACCTCCGCTGCCGCCTGGGGGCGGGGTTTGTGGTGGTCTACATGGGGGGGATTGAAACCCTCCCCGGCCTGCCCAAGGTGCCCCAGGCCTTGCGGATCGACGTGGACGAGGAGGGGAACATCCGGGGCATGGACTACTAA
- the carA gene encoding glutamine-hydrolyzing carbamoyl-phosphate synthase small subunit codes for MAGVKERAVLVLEDGTVYHGYAFGARGKTVGEVVFNTAQTGYQEIMTDPSYHGQIVVMTYPHQGNYGVNVYDMQSNRPWVRGFVAKEFSRVASNPRAQQTIGEFMEFYGVVGIEGIDTRALVRKIREGGVLKGTIAHASLYGDPHHAFTAEELEALRQEARAWTDIDGRDMTPEVSTPLPYAWPTLRSGRRIVVMDFGIKHAIVENLAAQGFEILVVPGKTPASQIMALEPHGLLISNGPGDPSMPRYAHETIWKLMGLLPTFGICLGHQLLALAAGGRTYKMKFGHRGANHPVKNLLTGKIEITSQNHGYAVDIDSLREFRPTHINLNDGTLEGMAHARYPVFSVQYHPEAAPGPHDALYLFRRFLEEVEAFHGATGLPVEKQRADQNGI; via the coding sequence ATGGCGGGAGTGAAGGAGCGGGCGGTTTTGGTGCTGGAAGACGGCACCGTGTACCACGGCTACGCCTTTGGGGCCCGGGGGAAGACGGTGGGGGAGGTGGTCTTCAACACCGCCCAGACCGGTTACCAGGAGATCATGACCGACCCCAGCTACCATGGGCAGATCGTGGTCATGACCTACCCCCACCAGGGCAACTACGGGGTCAACGTCTACGATATGCAGTCCAACCGCCCCTGGGTGCGGGGCTTTGTGGCCAAGGAGTTCAGCCGCGTGGCCTCCAACCCCCGGGCCCAGCAGACCATCGGCGAGTTCATGGAGTTCTACGGGGTGGTGGGCATTGAGGGGATCGATACCCGGGCCCTGGTGCGCAAGATCCGGGAAGGCGGGGTCCTGAAGGGGACCATTGCCCACGCCAGCCTCTACGGGGACCCGCACCACGCCTTCACCGCGGAGGAGCTGGAGGCCCTGCGCCAGGAGGCCAGGGCCTGGACGGACATTGACGGCCGGGACATGACCCCCGAGGTCTCCACCCCCCTGCCCTACGCCTGGCCCACCCTGCGCTCGGGGCGGCGCATCGTGGTCATGGACTTCGGCATCAAGCACGCCATCGTGGAGAACCTGGCGGCCCAGGGCTTTGAGATCCTGGTGGTGCCCGGCAAGACCCCGGCCAGCCAGATCATGGCCCTGGAGCCCCATGGGCTTCTGATCAGCAACGGCCCCGGGGACCCCTCCATGCCCCGCTACGCCCACGAAACCATCTGGAAGCTCATGGGCCTGTTGCCCACCTTCGGCATCTGCCTAGGGCACCAGCTCCTGGCCCTGGCGGCGGGCGGGCGCACCTACAAGATGAAGTTCGGCCACCGGGGGGCCAACCACCCGGTGAAGAACCTCCTCACCGGCAAGATTGAGATCACCAGCCAGAACCACGGCTACGCGGTGGACATTGACTCCCTAAGGGAGTTCCGGCCCACCCACATCAACCTCAACGACGGGACCCTCGAGGGCATGGCCCATGCCCGCTACCCCGTCTTCTCCGTCCAGTACCACCCTGAGGCCGCCCCTGGCCCCCACGACGCCCTTTACCTCTTCCGCCGCTTCCTGGAGGAGGTGGAGGCCTTCCACGGGGCCACGGGCCTGCCGGTGGAGAAGCAGCGGGCCGACCAAAACGGGATTTAG
- a CDS encoding N-acetyltransferase — protein sequence MVPTVALPEVRPGRAVELRKARLADVDAIYWLIRYWAEKGLMLVRSHSHLYENIRDFQVLEDEDGQIVGTVALHVLWRDLAEIRGLAVHPARQGEGLGRWLVLGAEREARDLGLPRVFAWTLQVGFFRALGYQVTTREALPPKVWSECNACPFYENCREIAVIKYLSPASFGG from the coding sequence ATGGTTCCCACCGTGGCCCTGCCCGAGGTGCGCCCAGGCCGGGCCGTGGAGCTTCGCAAGGCCCGGCTCGCCGACGTGGACGCCATCTACTGGCTCATCCGCTACTGGGCGGAGAAGGGCCTGATGCTGGTCCGCAGCCACAGCCACCTCTACGAGAACATCCGTGACTTCCAGGTCCTGGAGGACGAGGACGGGCAGATCGTGGGCACCGTGGCCCTCCACGTCCTCTGGCGGGACCTGGCGGAGATCCGGGGCCTGGCCGTCCACCCCGCGCGGCAGGGGGAGGGTTTGGGGCGCTGGCTGGTCCTGGGGGCGGAGCGGGAGGCCCGGGACCTGGGGCTTCCCCGGGTCTTCGCCTGGACCCTCCAGGTGGGTTTCTTCCGCGCCCTGGGCTACCAAGTGACCACCCGGGAGGCCCTACCCCCCAAGGTCTGGAGCGAGTGCAACGCCTGCCCCTTCTACGAGAACTGCCGGGAGATCGCCGTCATCAAGTACCTTTCCCCGGCCTCCTTTGGCGGCTAG
- the argH gene encoding argininosuccinate lyase produces MGHRTWGGRFEEGPDALAARFNASLAFDRALWREDLWQNRVHARMLHRVGLLTREELEAILQGLDRIEAEILSGTFPWREELEDVHMNLEARLTELVGPPGGKLHTARSRNDQVATDLRLHLRGALEELLSLLLGLRRVLVAEAEKHLDPPFVLPGYTHLQRAQPILLSHWFLAYYEMLSRDGGRLLDAKERLNESPLGAAALAGTGFPIDRHYTARELGFRAPMRNSLDAVASRDFALEVLSALNIGMLHLSRLAEELILYSTEEFGFVEVPDAFATGSSIMPQKKNPDILELIRAKSGRVLGALVGLSTVVKGLPLAYNKDLQEDKEPLLDALATYRDSLRLLTALLPGLRWRRERMWRAAEEGYALATELADYLAEKGLPFREAHHVVGRLVRRLVEEGRPLKDLTLEELQAHHPLFAEDALPLLRLETALGRRQSFGGTAPQAVRERLLEAKKEVGLA; encoded by the coding sequence ATGGGGCATAGGACCTGGGGGGGGCGTTTTGAGGAGGGGCCCGATGCCCTTGCCGCCCGCTTCAACGCCTCCCTGGCCTTTGACCGGGCCCTTTGGCGGGAGGACCTGTGGCAGAACCGGGTCCACGCCCGGATGCTCCACCGGGTGGGCCTCCTCACCCGGGAAGAACTCGAGGCCATCCTCCAGGGCCTGGACCGGATTGAGGCGGAGATCCTATCCGGCACCTTCCCCTGGCGGGAGGAGCTGGAGGACGTGCACATGAACCTCGAGGCCCGCCTCACCGAGCTCGTGGGCCCCCCTGGGGGCAAGCTCCACACCGCTCGGAGCCGCAACGACCAGGTGGCCACCGACCTGCGCCTTCACCTTCGGGGGGCTTTGGAGGAGCTCCTTTCCCTTCTCCTCGGGCTCAGGCGGGTCTTGGTGGCGGAGGCCGAGAAGCACCTGGACCCTCCCTTCGTCCTCCCCGGCTACACCCACCTGCAGCGGGCCCAGCCTATCCTCCTTTCCCACTGGTTCTTGGCCTACTACGAGATGCTCTCCCGGGATGGGGGAAGGCTTTTGGACGCCAAGGAGCGCCTGAACGAAAGCCCCTTGGGGGCGGCGGCCCTGGCGGGAACGGGTTTCCCCATCGATCGGCACTACACCGCCAGGGAGCTGGGCTTCCGGGCCCCCATGCGCAACTCCCTGGACGCGGTGGCCTCGAGGGACTTCGCCCTCGAGGTCCTCTCCGCCCTCAACATCGGCATGCTCCACCTCTCCCGCCTGGCTGAGGAGCTCATCCTCTACAGCACGGAAGAGTTTGGCTTCGTGGAGGTGCCGGACGCCTTTGCCACCGGCTCTTCCATCATGCCCCAGAAGAAGAACCCGGACATCCTGGAACTCATCCGGGCCAAATCGGGGAGGGTGCTGGGGGCCTTGGTGGGCCTTTCCACGGTGGTGAAGGGCCTTCCTTTGGCCTACAACAAGGACCTGCAGGAGGACAAGGAGCCCCTCCTGGACGCCCTCGCCACCTACCGGGATAGCCTCCGCCTCCTCACCGCCCTGCTCCCTGGCCTCCGGTGGCGGCGGGAGCGCATGTGGCGGGCAGCGGAGGAGGGGTACGCCCTGGCCACGGAACTGGCCGATTACCTGGCGGAAAAAGGCCTCCCCTTCCGCGAGGCCCACCACGTGGTGGGGCGGCTGGTGCGGCGGCTTGTAGAGGAGGGGAGGCCCCTCAAGGACCTGACCCTGGAGGAACTCCAGGCCCACCACCCCCTCTTCGCCGAGGACGCCCTGCCCCTCCTGCGCCTGGAAACCGCCCTTGGCCGCCGCCAGTCCTTCGGGGGTACGGCGCCCCAAGCGGTGCGGGAGAGGCTTCTTGAGGCCAAGAAGGAGGTGGGCCTTGCTTGA
- a CDS encoding argininosuccinate synthase: MKIVLAYSGGLDTSIILKWLKETYGAEVIAFTADIGQGEEVEEARQKALRTGAAKAIALDLKEEFVRDFVFPMFRAGALYEGYYLLGTSIARPLIAKYLVKIAEEEGAEAIAHGATGKGNDQVRFELTAYALKPDIRVIAPWREWNFKGRQEMIAYAEAHGIPVPVTQEKPYSMDANLLHISYEGGVLEDPWAEPPQGMFRMTVDPEAAPDAPEYVEVAFHRGDPVAVNGESLSPAALLQRLNEIGGRHGVGRVDLVENRFVGMKSRGVYETPGGTILYHARRAVESLTLDREVLHQRDALSPKYAELVYYGFWYAPEREALQAYFDHVAQAVTGVARLKLYKGNVYVVGRKAEGSLYRKDLVSFDELGGYDQKDAEGFIKIQALRLRVRAMVQGGRHGA, translated from the coding sequence ATGAAGATCGTCTTGGCATACTCCGGCGGGCTGGACACCAGCATCATCCTCAAGTGGCTCAAGGAAACCTACGGGGCCGAGGTCATCGCCTTTACCGCGGACATCGGCCAAGGGGAAGAGGTGGAGGAGGCCAGGCAGAAGGCCCTAAGGACCGGGGCCGCCAAGGCCATCGCCTTAGACCTCAAGGAGGAGTTCGTGCGGGACTTCGTCTTCCCCATGTTCCGCGCGGGGGCCCTTTACGAGGGCTACTACCTCCTGGGTACCTCCATCGCCCGGCCCCTCATCGCCAAGTACCTGGTGAAGATTGCCGAGGAGGAAGGCGCAGAGGCCATCGCCCACGGGGCCACGGGGAAAGGGAACGACCAGGTGCGCTTTGAGCTTACCGCCTACGCCCTGAAGCCGGACATCCGGGTCATCGCTCCCTGGCGGGAGTGGAATTTCAAGGGGCGGCAGGAGATGATCGCCTACGCCGAGGCCCACGGCATCCCCGTGCCCGTGACCCAGGAGAAGCCCTACTCCATGGACGCCAACCTCCTGCATATTTCCTACGAGGGAGGGGTGTTGGAGGACCCTTGGGCCGAGCCGCCCCAGGGGATGTTCCGCATGACGGTGGACCCCGAGGCGGCCCCCGACGCCCCCGAGTACGTGGAGGTGGCCTTCCACCGGGGGGATCCGGTGGCGGTGAACGGGGAGTCCCTTTCCCCGGCGGCCCTCCTCCAGAGGCTCAACGAGATCGGGGGGCGGCACGGGGTGGGCCGGGTGGACCTGGTGGAAAACCGCTTCGTGGGGATGAAGTCCCGCGGGGTGTACGAGACCCCGGGGGGAACCATCCTCTACCACGCCCGGCGGGCGGTGGAGAGCCTTACCCTGGACCGGGAGGTCCTGCACCAGCGGGACGCCCTCTCCCCCAAGTACGCCGAGCTGGTCTACTACGGCTTCTGGTACGCCCCGGAGAGGGAGGCCCTGCAGGCCTACTTTGACCACGTGGCCCAGGCGGTGACCGGGGTGGCCCGGCTCAAGCTCTACAAGGGGAACGTCTACGTGGTGGGGCGGAAGGCGGAAGGGAGCCTCTACCGCAAGGATCTGGTTTCCTTTGACGAGCTCGGGGGGTACGACCAGAAGGACGCCGAGGGCTTCATCAAGATCCAGGCCCTCCGCCTCCGGGTGCGGGCCATGGTCCAAGGGGGAAGGCATGGGGCATAG
- a CDS encoding carboxypeptidase regulatory-like domain-containing protein, producing MVRNLLFALGTLGFLLAGCTPAQPDTTPPTVTISQPQDGTTLNTNQTTIQGSAQDNVRVTRITYQLNGSSEQNLTITPGPTVNFSFQVTLQQGNNTLTVNAYDEAGNKGSKTITLTYDPTAVHTLRGTVVQEYAGSPVRGGTVRLYRGTVLVASATTDTDGNFVFSTLPPGTYRLEAQKSGMAGSVMEGIRVPEMSSVSLIQKPAFDASLTTTPPTLRITQDGNQPLEGQTFTDAIPFRIQVDTGQDYVRPMRYIYVALGRTPGSAFIANSATWTRRIFSDTEDTGNQTLSGSNVAGFGSAAGETVYLEVVAYDFNQNRSHYLVPLTFKNTSPTQNNAVSAPTGVAATAITLTQAVGFYEAKAPAAFRVPVAKGEMGELTLDPQAVPDGSNLYVEVRWCYTASAVPFAFDIERSTDGTNWQKVGTVGGARSSSCPSAPLNRPFFFRDASPDLTPGQTYYYRVVARGTNAVPSASSSTTPLPPFFAPLLSPADESRGIGLRPDFMVGHPQLAAGADGAAYNMVLWDTLTGDAVAWQTPAGYTLQVEFGTPDNGIPSGEALVYGFDPTANRVVVFTDTAGIQDPTKPNRVPVNVAQGTVTLPYNFDGLAQLPALQTLRTYAWQLYVSYAYKYNPAEGYRISAYSVQTWPSSTSFIRISRPGTQVFEFTTGQ from the coding sequence ATGGTCCGAAATCTGCTTTTCGCCTTGGGGACCCTAGGGTTTCTGCTCGCAGGCTGTACGCCTGCCCAGCCCGACACCACCCCGCCCACCGTCACCATCTCCCAGCCCCAGGACGGCACCACCCTTAACACCAACCAAACCACCATCCAAGGTTCCGCCCAGGATAACGTCCGCGTAACCCGCATCACCTACCAGCTCAACGGAAGCAGCGAACAAAACCTCACCATCACCCCCGGCCCCACCGTCAACTTCTCCTTCCAAGTCACCCTCCAACAAGGCAACAACACCCTCACCGTCAACGCCTACGACGAAGCAGGCAACAAGGGGTCCAAAACCATTACCCTCACCTACGACCCTACAGCGGTCCACACCTTGAGGGGAACCGTGGTCCAGGAATACGCGGGAAGCCCCGTGCGTGGGGGTACGGTAAGGCTCTACAGGGGAACCGTGCTGGTCGCCTCAGCTACCACGGATACTGACGGAAACTTTGTGTTTTCCACTCTGCCTCCAGGAACTTATCGCCTCGAGGCCCAAAAATCCGGCATGGCAGGCAGCGTGATGGAGGGCATCCGGGTGCCCGAGATGAGCTCGGTTAGCCTCATCCAGAAGCCCGCCTTTGACGCCAGCCTGACCACCACACCCCCCACCTTGCGTATTACCCAAGACGGAAACCAACCCCTGGAAGGCCAGACCTTCACCGACGCCATTCCCTTCCGTATCCAGGTGGACACGGGCCAGGATTACGTCCGTCCCATGCGCTACATCTATGTGGCCCTTGGCCGTACCCCAGGCTCGGCTTTCATCGCCAACAGCGCCACCTGGACCCGGCGCATCTTCAGTGACACCGAAGATACGGGTAACCAAACCCTTTCTGGGAGCAACGTGGCTGGCTTCGGCAGCGCCGCCGGGGAAACGGTGTACCTGGAGGTGGTGGCCTACGACTTCAACCAAAACCGCAGCCACTATCTGGTCCCCCTGACCTTCAAGAACACCTCCCCCACCCAAAACAACGCCGTGAGCGCCCCCACGGGGGTGGCGGCTACCGCCATCACCCTCACCCAGGCCGTAGGCTTCTACGAAGCCAAAGCGCCCGCTGCCTTTAGGGTTCCCGTGGCCAAAGGGGAGATGGGCGAACTCACCCTGGATCCCCAGGCGGTTCCTGACGGGAGCAACCTCTACGTGGAGGTGCGTTGGTGCTACACTGCCAGCGCCGTACCCTTCGCCTTTGACATCGAGCGGTCCACGGACGGCACCAACTGGCAGAAGGTGGGCACGGTGGGAGGTGCGCGAAGCTCTAGTTGCCCCAGCGCGCCCCTGAACCGCCCCTTCTTCTTCCGGGATGCCTCCCCCGACCTGACCCCCGGCCAGACCTACTACTACCGGGTGGTGGCCCGTGGAACCAACGCCGTTCCCAGCGCCTCCAGCTCCACCACGCCCCTTCCCCCCTTCTTTGCTCCCCTGCTGAGTCCAGCCGACGAAAGCCGAGGGATTGGCCTGAGGCCCGATTTCATGGTTGGGCACCCCCAGCTGGCGGCTGGAGCCGACGGGGCGGCTTACAACATGGTCCTTTGGGACACCCTCACCGGGGATGCCGTGGCCTGGCAAACCCCGGCCGGCTACACCCTCCAGGTGGAGTTCGGCACGCCCGATAACGGCATCCCCAGCGGCGAGGCCCTGGTTTATGGCTTTGACCCCACAGCCAACAGAGTGGTGGTCTTCACCGACACCGCTGGGATCCAGGACCCCACCAAGCCCAACCGCGTACCCGTCAACGTGGCCCAGGGTACCGTGACCTTGCCCTATAACTTCGACGGCCTGGCCCAGCTTCCCGCCCTCCAGACCCTTCGCACCTACGCCTGGCAGCTTTACGTGAGCTACGCCTACAAATACAACCCGGCAGAGGGCTACCGTATCTCGGCCTACAGCGTGCAGACCTGGCCCAGCTCCACCTCGTTTATCCGCATCAGCCGGCCCGGCACCCAGGTCTTTGAGTTCACCACGGGGCAGTAA
- a CDS encoding S8 family serine peptidase — protein MKTLRLFALGFMALLAACSQAPQRTNQPPHPGVTVTSEGVRHFQGQVVVGYQDEAALQEALRKLGGREIARIPELKAALLQVPGDALKASRSLKGLPGLRYAEPHLAQPTPPSQDPVEQPGRSGALGPLGNPPDQILDALPQYALDPRHLNAKRAWDLGFEGAGVTVAIIDDAADVTHPDLAPNWAGKAYDPVTDTTYTSPSAWLGFINSNPNIYHGTFVASTVSAARDGQGIAGLAPKTRFLPVAIFQPNYVGDFYVARGIVWAVNNGAQVLNNSWGGLGYGNLVKEAFDYALANGVVVVASAGNSYKDEVRTPAGYPGIIASVAADGNRNKADFSTFGRHVSSAAPGVDVLLANPTWRGGGYGLISGTSFSGPYTAAAAALVKAACPEATPYQVRRALETTTWEGTFSRQKGWGHLNAGNLADLLRQGCAALPPKGSVVRVKVEYFNENGLFPGLLADVTLRGRGLRPGDPNDPTPIYWARTDASGEAWFYEIAPGTYDIYVAGADLALTGGFPEERGTFVGTLVATPGSHAGNPDFKLVRLNASEVNLNPTDPYEPNDNPAQAKPIPYNTTTQMAYIFGQPRDLDYFAFTGTAGDQIRARVYARSSLGGTLDSYLYLLDANGNVLAQNDDIVSGQVTDSEITFTLSTTGTYYLVVTSFTIASNPNAADDSPFNKYRLELRKTN, from the coding sequence ATGAAGACCCTTCGTCTCTTCGCCCTTGGTTTCATGGCCCTGCTGGCCGCCTGCTCCCAGGCCCCCCAAAGGACGAACCAGCCCCCCCACCCCGGGGTCACGGTTACCTCCGAAGGGGTCCGCCACTTCCAGGGGCAGGTGGTGGTGGGTTACCAGGACGAAGCCGCCCTGCAGGAAGCCCTGCGCAAGCTGGGCGGACGGGAAATCGCCCGGATACCCGAGCTAAAAGCGGCCCTTCTCCAAGTGCCGGGGGATGCCCTAAAGGCCAGCCGTAGCCTAAAGGGCCTGCCCGGCCTTCGCTACGCAGAACCCCACCTGGCCCAGCCCACCCCTCCTTCCCAAGACCCCGTGGAGCAACCTGGGCGCAGTGGAGCCCTTGGGCCTTTGGGCAATCCCCCCGACCAGATCCTAGACGCCCTGCCCCAATACGCCTTGGATCCCCGGCACCTGAACGCCAAGCGGGCCTGGGACCTGGGCTTTGAGGGCGCGGGGGTCACCGTGGCCATCATTGACGACGCCGCCGACGTCACCCACCCCGACCTGGCCCCCAATTGGGCCGGCAAGGCCTACGATCCGGTCACCGACACCACCTACACCAGCCCTAGCGCCTGGTTGGGTTTCATCAACAGCAACCCCAACATTTACCACGGCACCTTTGTGGCCTCCACGGTGAGCGCAGCCCGCGACGGCCAAGGCATCGCTGGCCTTGCCCCCAAGACCAGGTTCCTGCCCGTAGCCATCTTCCAGCCCAACTACGTCGGGGACTTTTACGTGGCCCGAGGTATCGTCTGGGCCGTGAACAACGGGGCCCAGGTGCTGAACAACTCCTGGGGTGGCCTTGGGTACGGAAACCTGGTCAAGGAAGCCTTTGACTACGCCCTAGCCAACGGGGTGGTGGTGGTGGCCAGCGCAGGGAACTCTTACAAGGATGAGGTGCGTACCCCCGCAGGCTACCCCGGGATCATCGCCTCCGTGGCCGCTGACGGCAATAGAAACAAAGCCGACTTCTCCACCTTTGGCCGCCACGTCTCCAGCGCTGCCCCCGGGGTGGATGTCCTGTTGGCCAACCCCACCTGGCGGGGAGGTGGCTACGGCCTTATCTCCGGCACTTCCTTCTCTGGCCCCTACACCGCCGCAGCGGCGGCCCTGGTCAAGGCCGCCTGCCCCGAGGCCACCCCCTACCAGGTGCGCCGGGCCCTGGAAACCACCACTTGGGAGGGGACCTTCTCCCGGCAAAAGGGGTGGGGCCACCTCAACGCCGGCAACCTGGCCGACCTCCTGCGGCAGGGCTGTGCAGCCCTGCCCCCAAAAGGCTCCGTGGTGCGGGTCAAGGTGGAGTACTTTAACGAAAATGGCCTCTTCCCTGGCCTCCTAGCCGACGTGACCCTCCGGGGACGGGGGCTTCGTCCAGGGGACCCCAATGACCCCACCCCCATTTACTGGGCTCGTACGGACGCTAGCGGCGAGGCCTGGTTCTACGAGATCGCCCCTGGCACCTACGACATCTACGTGGCTGGGGCGGACCTGGCCCTTACGGGCGGCTTCCCCGAGGAGCGGGGGACCTTCGTGGGCACCCTGGTAGCCACGCCAGGTTCCCACGCGGGCAACCCCGACTTCAAGCTGGTCCGCCTGAACGCCAGCGAGGTGAACCTCAACCCCACGGACCCCTACGAGCCCAACGACAACCCGGCCCAGGCCAAGCCCATCCCCTACAACACCACCACCCAGATGGCCTACATCTTCGGCCAACCGCGGGACTTGGACTACTTCGCCTTCACGGGAACCGCTGGGGACCAGATCCGGGCCCGGGTCTATGCCCGCTCCAGCCTGGGAGGCACCCTGGACTCCTACCTTTACCTGCTGGACGCAAACGGCAACGTCCTGGCTCAAAACGACGACATCGTCTCCGGCCAGGTCACCGACTCGGAAATCACCTTCACCCTATCCACAACCGGTACCTACTACCTGGTGGTGACCAGCTTCACCATCGCCTCCAACCCCAACGCCGCCGACGATAGCCCCTTCAACAAGTACCGCCTCGAGCTCAGGAAGACCAACTAG